Proteins encoded together in one Chitinophaga varians window:
- a CDS encoding MarC family protein — protein sequence MFSIDQILAIAFTLFAVIDIVGSIPVLVSLKEKLGHIDAGKATLASGFLMVLFLLVGEQFLRLFSVDVHSFAVAGSIVIFVIGLEMILGLELFKSGQDVKSGSIVPIAFPMIAGSGTLTTIMSLKANFGEYNILAGIVLNLLIVFLVLKSLNYIERLLGKAGLMVLRKFFGVILLAIAVKIFKSNINL from the coding sequence ATGTTCAGTATCGACCAAATTCTAGCCATTGCGTTCACGTTATTTGCCGTAATAGACATCGTTGGCTCTATCCCTGTGCTGGTGTCCCTGAAGGAGAAACTGGGGCATATAGACGCCGGCAAAGCGACCCTGGCATCCGGTTTCCTGATGGTATTATTTCTGCTGGTGGGCGAACAGTTTCTCCGCCTGTTCAGCGTAGACGTGCATTCCTTTGCGGTAGCCGGCTCCATCGTTATCTTTGTCATAGGCCTGGAGATGATCCTGGGGCTTGAACTTTTCAAGAGCGGCCAGGATGTTAAGTCCGGCAGTATTGTGCCCATCGCCTTCCCTATGATCGCGGGTTCCGGAACGCTGACCACTATTATGTCGCTCAAAGCCAACTTCGGGGAGTACAATATCCTGGCCGGTATTGTGCTGAACCTGTTGATAGTTTTTCTGGTCCTGAAAAGCCTTAATTACATAGAACGCTTGCTGGGAAAGGCCGGACTGATGGTGTTGCGTAAGTTTTTCGGGGTTATCCTGCTGGCTATAGCAGTAAAAATTTTTAAAAGTAATATCAATCTTTAA
- a CDS encoding helix-turn-helix domain-containing protein produces the protein MTEDIIIQISNRIKEKRKAKGITIQELADKAEVSKGLISQIENNRTVPSLLVLINIIRALNLDLNEFFNEIDQQSQQSRVIIKQKSSYQEFEKEPAKGFQYKRILTKNVKHFPVDIVMLELKKGARRSQIVKTDAYEYKYIIKGKVEYLIDSEKYILEEGDSLFFDGRLGHKPANIGEDTAQILVVYFFLENEK, from the coding sequence ATGACCGAGGACATTATCATTCAGATCAGTAACAGGATCAAGGAAAAGCGGAAAGCCAAAGGCATCACCATACAGGAACTGGCCGACAAGGCAGAAGTCAGCAAAGGCCTTATCTCTCAGATTGAGAACAACCGTACCGTGCCCTCCCTGCTGGTGCTGATCAATATCATCCGCGCACTGAACCTCGACCTGAACGAATTCTTCAATGAAATAGACCAGCAGTCACAACAATCCAGGGTCATCATCAAACAAAAATCCTCCTACCAGGAATTCGAAAAAGAACCAGCCAAAGGATTTCAGTACAAAAGAATACTCACCAAAAATGTCAAACATTTCCCGGTAGACATCGTAATGCTGGAACTGAAAAAAGGCGCCCGCCGCTCCCAGATCGTTAAAACCGATGCCTATGAATATAAATATATCATCAAAGGCAAAGTGGAATACCTGATCGATAGCGAGAAATATATCCTCGAAGAAGGCGACTCCCTCTTCTTCGACGGCCGCCTGGGACATAAACCCGCCAATATCGGCGAAGACACCGCACAAATCCTTGTTGTCTATTTCTTCCTCGAAAACGAAAAATAG
- a CDS encoding carboxypeptidase-like regulatory domain-containing protein, whose translation MRKVPLTVSIPQPCRQPWEDMTAEAHGRFCGNCQKSVIDFSDLSDSEILALLSDTSKKHCGRFKKSQLDRLVLPEQQAVSLLPAAVLGVMLAAGIPAVASATDNRPQYVSRDTTTSRILTGKVTDINGSIVPAVTVSIKGTNRGVLTDANGHYQLTVVPSQQVVLVFSYIGYERLEVPVTAQPIVDVVLKPDETRLLGDVVVAGGVRVVKATPWQRLKHGWQRLWHR comes from the coding sequence ATGCGAAAAGTCCCCCTTACTGTTTCTATACCGCAGCCGTGCCGGCAACCCTGGGAAGACATGACTGCTGAAGCCCATGGCCGTTTCTGCGGCAACTGCCAAAAGTCGGTCATCGATTTCTCCGATCTCTCTGACAGCGAGATCCTGGCGCTGTTGTCTGATACTTCCAAAAAGCATTGTGGCCGTTTTAAGAAATCACAGCTGGACAGGCTGGTCCTGCCGGAGCAGCAGGCGGTATCGTTATTACCAGCAGCTGTGCTGGGGGTAATGCTGGCAGCCGGCATACCGGCTGTTGCATCAGCAACAGATAACAGACCACAATACGTAAGTAGGGACACTACCACGTCCCGTATCCTTACTGGAAAAGTAACAGATATAAATGGAAGTATCGTGCCGGCGGTAACAGTAAGCATCAAAGGAACGAATAGGGGTGTGTTAACAGACGCAAATGGCCATTATCAATTAACGGTGGTTCCGTCGCAACAGGTAGTGCTGGTCTTTTCTTATATAGGATATGAGCGGTTGGAGGTGCCTGTAACAGCACAACCGATCGTGGATGTGGTATTAAAACCTGACGAGACCCGGTTGTTAGGTGATGTAGTAGTAGCCGGTGGTGTGCGTGTAGTGAAAGCTACTCCGTGGCAACGTCTCAAACACGGATGGCAAAGGTTATGGCATCGTTAG
- a CDS encoding SusC/RagA family TonB-linked outer membrane protein → MKNLLLLWLFVASSIVHSYAQTRTITGKVSDGKDGTPIPGVTVSISGSRTGTMTGPDGGYKIAVGDNASLVFSYVGYLSQTVSTSGKSRVDVAMHVDTKGLQEIVVTGVGAATDRRKVAISVESLSGKDLPKVPAASIDQALVGKIAGAQISSVSGQPGQQAQIILRGINSLGGTQPMILLDGVQVNAGSSENGSSGNLSSRLADLDLSNIERVEVVQGAAAATIYGAQGANGVIQLFSKKGSRTGKINVNFSSRASFDDVLKGNFKYLNKHYYPTDAEGYIIDPSGKRIKPDARGIWTQPNRDITPNTVTDKSFKEPTYDHVDQLFRNSAPTYNNSINISGGREGYDFALNLSNLKQQSIINGDYSRTNLSLNVGADILKNLKLRSTTQLITSKNTTGAITGQNNIFSGLGTAMASYPYEDLLFKDSIGNYPFNTSLTDNSVYPYYSFQNRTYEAKTSRIVQGINLNYQPIKYLEIDYKYGIDYYRYDFSDFIHNQEKTLTPGKGIDPFTGKLRYDRDNETTQNSLLTLFVKTDFERDFNMKVPITTTTQFAYDWRKRVYGNVIMEGVGFAPFPPFTMANAASKSNDETREEFVTYGYLVNQRVDYGNLFGISGGVRVDYSSAFGRGTKPFTFGRGDAYFRLGELLKVPSIYELKIRGAYGAAGIQPGVYDRQITLEKGAIGNSNYLILKGTLNNPDLTVETSKETEVGIDFGLELSKGRWFRKIFINPTYWTRKSSNVIRAIDLSPSTGASGILTNALGLKSDGFQFSFDLDVLESKKMYWNFGVKFGKQRSIVDYISNHKPITIGGSGEGQFVLKEGESIGAFFGVTPLTSLDELPATAVKGNYEVGPNGYVVNKTTKSVMFGTENKKIGDPTPKFNMSFNNTLTFNGQLTLSFQLDWVYGGQVYNQTRQWLYADKISSDLEKPVTINGQTGAFVAYYNSLYNTNTTNSVFVEDGSFLRLRDLTLTYRLDKYLTNKFINNAQISLTGRNLFTISSYSGLDPEASARVNNPIRRGIDVYSFPNFRSIQIGVTFGF, encoded by the coding sequence ATGAAAAATTTGCTACTCTTATGGCTGTTCGTGGCCAGCAGTATTGTGCATAGTTATGCCCAGACACGGACGATCACCGGCAAAGTCTCAGATGGAAAAGACGGAACGCCAATACCAGGTGTGACCGTTAGTATCAGCGGCTCTAGAACAGGTACCATGACTGGTCCCGACGGAGGTTATAAGATCGCGGTAGGAGACAATGCCTCTCTCGTTTTCTCCTATGTAGGTTATCTCAGCCAAACAGTATCCACCAGTGGTAAAAGCCGCGTAGATGTGGCAATGCATGTAGACACCAAAGGATTACAGGAAATAGTTGTAACCGGTGTGGGCGCAGCCACCGACAGAAGAAAAGTTGCTATCTCGGTCGAATCTCTGTCAGGAAAAGACCTGCCCAAAGTACCAGCAGCTTCTATTGACCAGGCGCTGGTAGGTAAAATAGCCGGCGCTCAGATATCGTCTGTTTCCGGTCAACCAGGGCAACAGGCACAAATCATCCTGCGCGGTATCAACTCACTTGGTGGAACACAACCGATGATTCTCCTCGATGGTGTGCAAGTTAATGCCGGCAGCAGTGAAAACGGCTCTTCCGGCAACCTCTCTTCCAGGCTCGCGGACCTTGACCTGTCCAATATTGAAAGAGTGGAAGTGGTACAGGGTGCGGCTGCCGCTACTATCTATGGTGCGCAAGGTGCTAACGGCGTTATCCAGCTATTCTCCAAAAAAGGTTCCCGTACAGGTAAAATAAATGTCAACTTCAGCTCCAGGGCCAGCTTCGACGATGTGCTGAAAGGCAACTTCAAATATCTTAACAAACACTATTATCCCACCGATGCAGAAGGTTACATCATCGATCCTTCCGGGAAGCGCATCAAGCCGGACGCCAGGGGCATCTGGACACAACCAAACCGTGATATCACTCCTAACACTGTAACAGATAAAAGCTTTAAGGAACCTACCTATGACCACGTTGACCAGTTGTTTAGAAACAGTGCTCCTACCTATAACAACTCCATCAACATTTCAGGCGGCCGGGAAGGATATGATTTTGCACTCAACCTGTCTAATCTCAAACAGCAGAGTATTATTAACGGAGATTACAGCAGGACAAACCTGTCACTGAACGTAGGCGCAGACATCCTGAAGAACCTCAAGCTCAGGTCCACCACACAGCTCATTACTTCCAAAAACACTACCGGCGCCATCACAGGTCAAAATAACATCTTCAGTGGCCTCGGTACTGCTATGGCCTCCTATCCATATGAGGACCTGCTGTTCAAAGACTCCATCGGCAATTATCCTTTCAATACCAGCCTGACAGACAACTCCGTATATCCTTACTACTCTTTCCAAAACAGAACATACGAAGCTAAAACAAGCCGTATAGTACAGGGCATTAACCTTAACTATCAACCTATCAAATATTTGGAAATAGACTATAAATACGGTATTGACTATTATCGCTACGACTTCTCCGACTTTATTCATAATCAGGAAAAAACACTGACTCCGGGCAAAGGAATCGATCCATTTACCGGAAAACTCCGTTATGACAGAGATAATGAAACCACGCAGAACTCGCTGTTGACATTGTTTGTAAAAACAGACTTTGAACGCGACTTTAACATGAAAGTGCCCATCACTACTACCACTCAATTCGCATATGACTGGCGTAAACGTGTATATGGCAACGTGATCATGGAAGGCGTTGGCTTCGCTCCCTTCCCTCCTTTTACGATGGCGAACGCCGCTTCCAAAAGCAATGATGAAACCCGCGAAGAATTCGTTACCTATGGCTATCTGGTCAACCAGCGCGTTGATTATGGCAACCTGTTTGGTATCTCCGGTGGTGTGAGGGTAGACTATTCATCTGCCTTCGGCCGTGGTACCAAACCATTTACTTTTGGTCGTGGTGACGCCTATTTCAGACTGGGCGAATTATTAAAAGTGCCCAGCATTTATGAACTGAAGATCAGAGGCGCTTACGGCGCCGCCGGTATACAACCAGGTGTTTATGACCGCCAGATCACCCTCGAAAAAGGTGCTATCGGCAATTCAAACTACCTTATCCTCAAAGGCACTTTGAACAACCCCGACCTCACCGTGGAAACATCCAAGGAAACAGAGGTGGGCATCGACTTTGGTCTTGAGTTAAGCAAAGGCAGATGGTTCAGGAAAATCTTCATCAATCCCACTTACTGGACCAGAAAATCCAGTAATGTTATCCGTGCTATCGACCTGTCTCCTTCCACCGGAGCAAGCGGCATCCTGACCAATGCGCTGGGTCTTAAATCCGATGGCTTCCAGTTCTCCTTCGATCTGGATGTATTGGAAAGCAAAAAAATGTACTGGAATTTCGGCGTAAAATTCGGCAAACAACGGTCCATTGTTGATTACATCTCCAATCACAAACCTATTACCATTGGCGGTTCCGGCGAAGGTCAATTCGTGTTGAAAGAAGGCGAAAGCATTGGTGCTTTCTTTGGCGTTACTCCGCTCACCAGCCTGGATGAACTACCTGCCACTGCTGTAAAAGGCAACTATGAAGTAGGTCCTAACGGATACGTGGTAAACAAAACTACCAAATCCGTTATGTTCGGTACAGAGAACAAAAAAATCGGCGATCCCACTCCGAAATTCAACATGAGCTTCAACAATACCCTTACCTTCAATGGCCAGCTTACACTGTCATTCCAGCTGGATTGGGTATATGGCGGCCAGGTTTATAACCAGACACGCCAATGGCTATACGCTGACAAAATCAGCAGTGACCTGGAAAAACCAGTTACTATCAACGGTCAGACAGGTGCATTCGTAGCGTACTACAACAGTCTCTACAATACCAATACCACTAACTCTGTATTCGTGGAAGATGGTTCCTTCCTGAGACTGCGCGACCTGACCCTGACCTACAGGCTGGATAAATACCTGACCAATAAATTCATCAACAACGCACAAATCAGCCTTACAGGAAGAAACCTGTTTACCATCAGCAGCTATTCAGGATTGGACCCTGAAGCCAGTGCACGTGTGAACAATCCGATAAGAAGAGGTATCGATGTATATTCCTTCCCTAACTTCAGGTCTATACAGATTGGCGTAACGTTCGGTTTCTAA
- a CDS encoding aldo/keto reductase, whose translation MEYRQLGNSDLKASVVTFGAWAAGGWMWGGTERKDAVKAIRASYDEGVTAIDTAPIYGQGTSEEIVGEAIKGLPRDKVQILTKFGMRWDLARGDFAFKSQDNQGRDIDIYKYAGKASIIKECEDTLRRLGTDYIDLYQIHWPDSTTPIGESMETVAELIKQGKVRYAGVCNYNAEQLEEASKYVPLVSDQVPYSMVKRGIEKTDVPYCIQNNLSILAYSPLERGLLTGKMKPGHQFAPGDHRAGIYFYRDENLKRTNAFLEKIYPLALAKNATLSQLVIRWTIEQPGITIALVGARNAEQAVQNAKAANIHLSPEEISFISAELDKLVLEK comes from the coding sequence ATGGAATACAGGCAATTAGGAAATTCTGATTTAAAAGCTTCTGTGGTTACTTTCGGCGCCTGGGCTGCCGGTGGCTGGATGTGGGGCGGAACCGAGCGTAAAGACGCTGTAAAGGCCATCAGGGCCTCCTACGATGAAGGCGTTACAGCCATCGATACCGCTCCGATATACGGACAGGGCACCAGCGAAGAAATTGTAGGCGAAGCGATCAAAGGCCTTCCACGTGACAAGGTACAGATCCTGACCAAGTTTGGGATGCGCTGGGACCTTGCCCGGGGAGATTTTGCTTTTAAGAGCCAGGACAACCAGGGCAGGGATATCGACATTTACAAATACGCCGGTAAGGCCAGCATTATCAAAGAATGTGAAGATACACTGCGCCGTCTCGGCACCGATTATATTGACCTGTACCAGATCCATTGGCCGGACTCCACTACGCCCATCGGCGAATCGATGGAAACCGTGGCGGAACTTATTAAACAGGGCAAGGTGCGTTATGCCGGAGTATGTAATTACAACGCAGAACAATTGGAAGAAGCCAGTAAGTATGTGCCGCTGGTATCCGACCAGGTGCCGTACAGCATGGTGAAACGCGGCATCGAAAAAACAGATGTGCCTTATTGCATTCAAAACAACCTGTCCATCCTGGCTTACAGTCCGCTGGAGCGTGGTTTGCTGACCGGTAAAATGAAACCCGGTCACCAGTTTGCCCCCGGTGATCACCGTGCCGGCATCTATTTCTACCGGGATGAAAACCTGAAAAGGACCAATGCCTTCCTGGAAAAAATATATCCGTTGGCGTTAGCAAAAAATGCGACGCTTTCACAGCTGGTCATTCGCTGGACGATCGAACAACCGGGTATCACCATTGCCCTGGTAGGCGCACGCAACGCTGAACAGGCAGTACAAAACGCTAAAGCTGCCAATATTCACCTCTCGCCGGAGGAAATCAGTTTTATTTCTGCAGAACTGGATAAGCTGGTGTTGGAGAAATAG
- a CDS encoding SusC/RagA family TonB-linked outer membrane protein: protein MQSNLRQALTQLCALLLLLLNVTAATAQQAITGKVLSAGDNQPVIGATVKVAGAHRGAVTDANGNFNISANGTDILEVSSIGFLTGKYPVNNHNFISVLLQQDKKALDEVVVTALGIRKEVKRVGYAVQEVKGADLVKAREPNPINGLVGKVAGLTVGASAELLAAPMVQLRGNNINLYVVDGVPINSDTWNISPDDIESYTVLKGASASALYGSRGLNGAIMITTKKGSKDKRGYSIEFNSSTMFEKGFNAIPKVQDLYGPGDHGKYAFVDGKGAGVNDADYDVWGPKFEGQLIPQYDSPIDPATGKRTGTPWIARGKNNLQRFLRTGMLSTNNLAVSAHTDKADLRFSLSNSYQKGIVPNTALDIVNFNISAGYSFSPKLRLDGYLNYNRQSSDNFPDVTYGPNSLIYNTVIWAGADWSMDDMRNYWQPGKEGIQSIYAEYQRYHNPWFMAYEWLRGHHKTDLNGYAKLTYKLSDKLELMARTQVTSYDLIRTEKMPFSAHPYGREEGKGDYREDKRSLYENNTDVMLSYANVFPHKIGVRASVGGNARSYKYNSSFVSTNYLNAPGWYGFGNSRDPLYATSYSAPMLVLSAYGYVDIDLGKYATLSLTDRLDKASNLPVTHNTYSYPSVSLSTVVSDYVHLPEVISFLKFRGSYANVKGGFTVPTIGATPEANYPLGYGTEYQSSYDGPRYNMPVYSVSPVYGNQAAAYYARVIANPNLQPFTSKVTEVGMDVRFLKNRIGVDATYFTNLNGPRIYTLLLAPSTGDSAYLVNGVNTRKTGYEVSVNATPVKNPRGLTWTVTANWSTFQEKYVSIYGDYNKLNAYIGVGDRVDKFFGTKFVRTPDGQIINGPDGRPIVNPTQQYLGNASADWAWGINNSFSYKGFNLSFQFDGRVGGQMIDYIQQQTFRGGRNILTTEGAMGDARYQDYKGVKSWQGEGVVITNNVPIQYDNNGNVTNADKLQFAPNTTKTFLQDYISVYYKTNEANLISKTFAKLREVTLGYTLPESLLRGTFIRSANVSFVGRNLLYFAKNKDVDLDQYPGADQGSSTLQTPTTRRFGFNVNLTF, encoded by the coding sequence ATGCAATCAAACCTACGACAGGCACTTACGCAGCTATGTGCCCTGCTCCTGCTTTTGCTGAACGTAACGGCAGCAACAGCTCAACAAGCCATCACGGGAAAAGTCCTTTCCGCCGGCGACAACCAGCCGGTAATAGGCGCTACTGTAAAGGTGGCCGGCGCCCATAGAGGCGCTGTTACCGATGCCAATGGTAACTTCAACATCTCCGCCAATGGTACTGATATCCTCGAAGTAAGCTCTATCGGCTTCCTGACAGGAAAATATCCGGTCAATAATCACAACTTCATATCAGTGCTCCTCCAACAGGATAAAAAAGCGCTCGACGAAGTAGTGGTAACAGCACTGGGTATACGTAAAGAAGTAAAAAGGGTAGGCTACGCCGTACAGGAAGTAAAGGGCGCCGACCTTGTAAAAGCCCGTGAACCGAACCCCATCAACGGCCTGGTAGGTAAAGTGGCCGGCCTTACGGTAGGTGCGTCCGCTGAACTGCTGGCCGCTCCCATGGTACAGCTCCGCGGTAACAACATCAACCTTTACGTGGTGGACGGGGTGCCCATCAACTCCGATACCTGGAATATCTCACCGGACGATATCGAAAGCTATACTGTCCTGAAAGGCGCCAGCGCCTCTGCGCTTTACGGCTCCCGCGGCCTCAACGGCGCTATCATGATCACCACTAAAAAAGGCTCCAAAGATAAAAGAGGTTACTCCATCGAGTTCAACTCCAGCACTATGTTTGAAAAAGGCTTCAACGCTATTCCGAAAGTGCAGGACCTCTATGGCCCCGGTGACCACGGTAAATACGCCTTCGTGGACGGTAAAGGCGCCGGTGTGAACGATGCGGACTATGACGTATGGGGACCTAAATTTGAAGGCCAGCTCATCCCGCAGTATGACAGCCCTATCGATCCGGCAACCGGCAAACGTACCGGCACTCCGTGGATCGCCCGCGGTAAAAACAACCTGCAACGTTTCCTTCGCACAGGTATGCTGAGCACCAACAACCTCGCGGTGTCCGCTCATACGGATAAAGCCGATCTGCGCTTTTCCCTGTCCAATTCCTACCAGAAGGGTATTGTGCCTAACACGGCGCTCGATATCGTTAATTTTAATATCTCCGCAGGATACAGCTTCTCGCCCAAACTGCGCCTGGACGGGTATCTGAATTACAACCGCCAGTCCAGCGATAACTTCCCGGACGTGACCTACGGCCCCAACAGCCTTATCTATAATACCGTTATCTGGGCCGGCGCCGACTGGAGCATGGACGACATGCGCAACTACTGGCAGCCCGGAAAAGAAGGCATCCAGTCCATCTATGCTGAATACCAGCGTTACCATAACCCCTGGTTCATGGCGTACGAATGGTTACGCGGCCACCACAAAACAGACCTCAACGGCTATGCTAAACTGACGTACAAACTGTCCGACAAACTGGAGCTGATGGCCCGCACACAGGTGACCAGCTACGACCTTATCCGCACAGAGAAAATGCCGTTCTCCGCGCACCCCTACGGCCGCGAAGAAGGAAAAGGCGACTACCGCGAAGACAAACGCTCCCTCTACGAAAACAATACCGACGTTATGCTGTCCTATGCCAACGTGTTCCCCCACAAAATTGGTGTGAGAGCTTCTGTTGGCGGTAATGCCCGTTCGTATAAATATAATTCCAGCTTCGTTTCCACCAACTACCTGAACGCTCCGGGATGGTATGGCTTCGGAAACTCCCGCGATCCATTGTATGCTACCAGTTACAGCGCACCTATGCTGGTGCTCAGCGCTTACGGTTATGTGGACATCGATCTGGGCAAATACGCCACGCTGTCCCTGACCGACAGGCTGGACAAGGCTTCCAACCTGCCGGTAACACATAATACCTATTCCTACCCGTCTGTTTCACTCAGTACCGTGGTATCTGATTATGTGCACCTGCCGGAAGTCATCTCCTTCCTGAAATTCCGTGGCTCCTATGCCAACGTAAAAGGCGGCTTCACCGTACCCACTATCGGTGCTACGCCGGAAGCCAACTACCCGTTGGGATATGGTACAGAATACCAGTCTTCGTATGATGGTCCCCGTTATAACATGCCGGTATACAGCGTGTCCCCGGTATATGGTAACCAGGCCGCTGCCTATTATGCCCGCGTGATCGCCAACCCCAACCTGCAACCCTTTACCAGTAAAGTAACAGAAGTGGGGATGGACGTACGGTTCCTGAAAAATCGTATAGGCGTGGACGCTACCTACTTTACCAACCTCAACGGGCCACGCATCTATACACTGCTGCTGGCGCCCAGCACCGGCGACTCCGCTTACCTGGTGAACGGCGTAAACACCCGTAAAACCGGTTATGAAGTGTCTGTAAATGCCACACCCGTTAAAAATCCGCGTGGCCTTACCTGGACAGTAACCGCCAACTGGTCTACCTTCCAGGAAAAATACGTAAGCATCTACGGTGATTATAATAAGCTCAACGCGTACATCGGTGTGGGTGACCGTGTTGATAAATTCTTCGGTACCAAGTTCGTAAGAACACCCGATGGTCAGATCATTAACGGCCCTGACGGCCGTCCTATCGTAAACCCGACACAACAATACCTCGGTAATGCCAGCGCAGACTGGGCCTGGGGCATAAACAACAGCTTCAGCTATAAAGGGTTTAACCTCAGCTTCCAGTTCGATGGCCGCGTAGGCGGGCAGATGATAGACTATATCCAGCAGCAGACTTTCCGTGGCGGCCGCAACATCCTTACTACGGAAGGCGCTATGGGAGATGCCCGCTACCAGGACTATAAAGGCGTGAAATCATGGCAGGGAGAAGGTGTGGTGATCACCAACAATGTGCCCATTCAATATGATAACAACGGGAATGTCACCAACGCAGACAAACTGCAGTTTGCGCCTAACACCACCAAAACCTTCCTGCAGGATTATATCAGCGTGTATTACAAAACCAATGAAGCTAACCTGATCAGTAAAACTTTCGCCAAACTGCGCGAAGTAACTTTAGGCTACACACTGCCGGAGAGCCTGCTGAGAGGCACATTTATCCGCTCCGCCAACGTCTCTTTTGTAGGAAGAAACCTGCTCTATTTTGCCAAAAACAA
- a CDS encoding RagB/SusD family nutrient uptake outer membrane protein, with product MKKIFLTILSASLLFSCSKSSLDLLNPNEPTPAVLKTEEGLIRGTLGIYNKFGLEFWWIALANHDVMGDSYTISAGNFSWRWVNQVSKITLSNGTVLTPPQGGSQGTELKNRNDRSFGNDNAFYNEWAALYFVNNQANLILDITSKDDLSMTGGADEVATKKALIRAFAYWWKGFAYSRIGSIYIAGVQADKFVDGTLMNSEFVTHDAIVKLGNDNFDACVAELNKVKSISAYNALFPRLIPDFTATGKGGVISPDAWKRHIATYKARNLLVNKKVAQMTNADWTNVLTLATAGLSKDDKIFTMRSADVNDLVSITAWSPYRLQIGWANVSERLVQDFKAGDKRYERNIDGPYAPYGNERNRGAQYATRWYLYEISDGGDWASTTTGLAELPVACSYEENELMIAEANIRLGNIEEGLKHIDNVRDYQKSELPHVAGTGLTQADALEELRSERRIGLFLKNVAFYDARRWGVTAPATQGGGRQHAWVIKSDNKLDNDATIEYNYLDYWDVPQNELDFNTPSGTSAPVKSN from the coding sequence ATGAAGAAAATATTCCTTACAATATTATCAGCATCCCTTCTTTTTAGTTGCAGCAAGAGCAGCCTGGACCTGTTGAACCCGAATGAACCAACACCGGCGGTATTGAAAACAGAAGAAGGGCTCATCAGAGGCACCCTTGGCATCTACAATAAATTCGGCCTTGAATTCTGGTGGATAGCCCTGGCCAATCATGATGTCATGGGAGACAGCTATACCATCAGTGCCGGTAACTTTTCATGGAGATGGGTGAACCAGGTCTCCAAAATCACCTTGTCGAACGGCACGGTGCTCACCCCGCCCCAGGGAGGTTCGCAAGGTACGGAGCTCAAAAACCGTAATGACCGCTCCTTCGGCAATGACAATGCATTCTACAACGAATGGGCAGCTCTTTATTTTGTAAATAACCAGGCGAACCTGATCCTTGACATCACGTCAAAAGACGACCTGTCAATGACAGGCGGCGCTGACGAAGTTGCCACCAAAAAAGCCCTTATCCGTGCCTTTGCTTACTGGTGGAAGGGATTTGCCTACTCCCGCATCGGCTCCATCTATATCGCCGGCGTGCAGGCCGATAAGTTTGTGGACGGCACCCTGATGAACAGTGAGTTCGTTACACATGATGCTATCGTAAAATTAGGCAACGACAACTTCGACGCCTGCGTTGCGGAGCTGAACAAAGTAAAAAGCATCAGTGCCTATAATGCGCTGTTCCCACGTCTCATTCCGGACTTTACCGCTACCGGTAAAGGCGGCGTAATAAGCCCCGACGCATGGAAACGGCATATTGCCACCTACAAAGCCAGAAACCTGCTGGTGAACAAAAAAGTGGCGCAAATGACCAATGCGGACTGGACCAACGTGCTGACACTGGCCACTGCCGGTTTATCCAAAGACGATAAGATCTTCACTATGCGCAGCGCAGATGTGAATGACCTGGTTTCCATCACCGCCTGGTCCCCTTATCGCTTACAGATTGGCTGGGCCAATGTCAGCGAACGTCTTGTTCAGGACTTTAAAGCTGGAGACAAGCGTTATGAACGTAATATAGACGGTCCTTACGCACCATACGGTAACGAAAGAAACAGGGGTGCTCAATATGCCACCAGATGGTACCTCTATGAAATTTCTGATGGAGGAGACTGGGCTTCTACTACCACCGGTCTCGCAGAATTGCCTGTTGCCTGCTCTTATGAAGAAAATGAGCTGATGATCGCTGAAGCCAACATCCGCCTCGGTAACATTGAAGAAGGACTGAAACACATTGACAACGTTCGCGACTATCAGAAATCAGAACTGCCACATGTAGCCGGCACTGGTCTTACCCAGGCAGATGCACTGGAAGAATTACGCAGCGAAAGAAGAATTGGCCTCTTCCTCAAAAATGTGGCGTTCTATGATGCCAGAAGGTGGGGCGTTACCGCACCTGCTACACAAGGTGGTGGCCGCCAGCATGCATGGGTGATAAAATCAGACAATAAACTCGATAACGATGCCACTATCGAATATAACTACCTCGATTACTGGGACGTACCACAGAACGAACTGGACTTCAATACCCCCAGTGGCACTTCTGCACCGGTAAAATCCAACTAA